A single genomic interval of Bradyrhizobium sp. AZCC 1693 harbors:
- a CDS encoding amino acid ABC transporter ATP-binding protein produces the protein MIELEDVHKSFGKVEVLKGISASIAKSEVVCIIGPSGSGKSTILRCINGLESYDRGDIRIEGARVDRNARSIVAIRTQVSMVFQRFNLFPHRTALENVIEGPLYVKKAPPAEARERGRALLAQVGLADKADVHPPQLSGGQQQRVAIARALAMQPKAILFDEPTSALDPELVGDVLDVMRKLADDGMTMVVVTHEMGFARDVADRVLFIDGGVIVEQGPAKSVLNEPKHARTQDFLRRVLHPL, from the coding sequence ATGATCGAACTCGAGGACGTCCACAAGAGCTTTGGCAAGGTGGAGGTGCTCAAGGGAATCTCCGCGTCGATTGCGAAGAGCGAGGTCGTCTGCATCATCGGCCCCTCGGGCTCCGGCAAGTCGACCATTCTCCGCTGCATCAACGGGCTCGAAAGCTACGATCGCGGCGACATCCGCATTGAGGGCGCCCGGGTCGACCGCAACGCGCGCTCGATCGTCGCGATCCGGACGCAGGTGTCGATGGTGTTCCAGCGCTTCAACCTGTTCCCGCATCGGACCGCGCTCGAGAACGTCATCGAAGGCCCGCTCTATGTGAAGAAGGCGCCGCCGGCCGAGGCGCGGGAGCGCGGTCGCGCGTTGCTGGCCCAGGTCGGGCTCGCCGACAAGGCCGATGTCCATCCGCCGCAGCTCTCTGGCGGACAGCAGCAGCGCGTCGCGATTGCCCGTGCGCTCGCGATGCAGCCGAAGGCGATATTGTTCGACGAGCCGACCTCGGCGCTCGATCCCGAACTGGTCGGCGATGTGCTGGACGTGATGCGCAAGCTTGCCGACGACGGCATGACCATGGTCGTCGTCACCCACGAGATGGGATTTGCCAGGGATGTCGCCGACCGCGTGCTGTTCATCGACGGCGGCGTGATCGTCGAGCAGGGGCCGGCCAAGTCGGTCCTCAATGAACCGAAACATGCGCGCACGCAGGACTTTTTGCGGCGCGTGCTGCACCCGCTTTGA
- a CDS encoding amino acid ABC transporter permease, producing MQKFFSDAVEFFPILLQGVWLTIVVTIGSLALSTVLGLFWALMRVSGIGVLAGLSAGLINVIRGIPIIVLLFYLYFVMPDFGIALTALQASILGLGIAYSAYQSENFRAGIEAIDKGQIEAAQTIGMGWWLTMRRVVLPQAVKIVLPPYGNIMIMLLKDSSQASTITVAELALQGKLIASSTFKNTSVFTLVALMYLTMSIPLILLVRHFEKKANRK from the coding sequence ATGCAGAAGTTTTTCAGCGACGCCGTCGAGTTCTTCCCGATCCTGCTGCAGGGCGTCTGGCTGACGATCGTCGTCACGATCGGCTCGCTGGCGTTGTCGACCGTGCTCGGGCTTTTCTGGGCGCTGATGCGGGTATCCGGCATAGGCGTGCTCGCCGGCTTGAGTGCCGGCCTGATCAATGTGATCCGCGGCATCCCGATCATCGTGCTGCTGTTCTACCTGTATTTCGTGATGCCGGATTTCGGCATCGCGCTGACGGCGCTGCAGGCCTCGATCCTCGGGCTCGGTATCGCTTATTCCGCCTACCAGTCGGAAAATTTCCGCGCCGGCATCGAGGCGATCGACAAGGGACAGATCGAGGCGGCGCAGACCATCGGCATGGGCTGGTGGCTCACCATGCGCCGGGTGGTGCTGCCGCAGGCGGTGAAGATCGTGTTGCCGCCTTACGGCAACATCATGATCATGCTGCTGAAGGATTCTTCGCAGGCCTCGACGATCACCGTTGCCGAGCTCGCGCTGCAGGGCAAGCTGATCGCTTCCTCCACTTTCAAGAACACCAGCGTGTTCACCCTGGTGGCGCTGATGTATCTGACCATGAGCATTCCGCTCATCCTGCTGGTTCGGCATTTCGAGAAGAAGGCGAACCGGAAATGA